From Neobacillus sp. PS2-9, the proteins below share one genomic window:
- a CDS encoding DinB family protein, which yields MEDIINGLNHWIQTLPKVYNSMSETEISNRPLPNKWSKKEILGHLCDSAINNINRFIKIQYEEQSFVIQSYNQNQWVILQNYQERPLDEILNLFLALNKQIINTISNIPKERLSILCDIGNNQQKTLEWIVKDYLKHMEHHINNQILIKNNA from the coding sequence GTGGAGGATATAATTAATGGATTAAACCACTGGATACAAACATTACCGAAGGTATATAACTCAATGTCAGAAACAGAAATATCAAATCGCCCATTACCAAATAAATGGTCCAAAAAAGAGATTTTAGGACATCTATGCGACTCTGCAATAAATAATATTAATAGGTTTATAAAGATTCAGTACGAAGAACAATCATTTGTTATCCAATCATATAATCAAAACCAATGGGTAATACTTCAGAATTATCAAGAAAGACCACTTGATGAGATATTAAACCTTTTTTTAGCATTAAATAAGCAAATCATTAATACTATATCGAATATTCCAAAAGAGAGATTATCGATTCTTTGTGATATAGGAAATAATCAACAAAAAACATTAGAGTGGATCGTAAAAGATTATCTAAAACATATGGAACATCATATTAACAACCAAATCCTTATTAAAAATAATGCCTAA
- a CDS encoding PaaI family thioesterase, producing the protein MFIKQPFDEFLGLKYKKLDDNNLQIILPVQDLFINSAGVIHGGIISSLADVGVSNLLPANEDGIQQAVTVDLNVSFLKPATGTYLMANAKIEKQGKTLIHTECSIYNDKQEIVAKSKAILFRTNLK; encoded by the coding sequence ATGTTTATAAAACAGCCATTTGACGAATTTTTAGGTTTGAAATACAAAAAGCTTGATGATAATAATTTGCAAATTATATTGCCAGTTCAGGATCTATTCATTAATAGTGCAGGGGTTATACATGGTGGTATCATTTCTTCATTGGCTGATGTAGGCGTATCAAACTTGTTACCAGCAAATGAAGATGGTATACAACAAGCTGTAACCGTTGATTTAAATGTTTCTTTTTTGAAACCCGCTACTGGTACATACTTGATGGCAAATGCCAAAATTGAAAAACAGGGCAAAACTTTAATTCATACGGAGTGTTCGATTTATAACGATAAACAAGAAATTGTAGCTAAATCTAAAGCAATCCTATTTCGCACAAACCTAAAGTAA
- a CDS encoding GNAT family N-acetyltransferase: protein MDLRIHSDFSKVNLDEMKEIYSSVGWTKHTKEIIKQVFEASNVIALVTVNGRIIGFGRAMTDGVFNAAIYDVIVHPEFQKQGIARQIMEYLLDKLSNISCVHLISISGNEDFYNKLGLKRIKTGMARYLNPNLASEYLE from the coding sequence ATGGATTTAAGAATACATAGTGATTTTTCTAAAGTGAATCTTGATGAAATGAAGGAAATTTATTCTTCTGTCGGTTGGACAAAGCATACAAAAGAGATTATCAAGCAAGTTTTCGAAGCAAGTAATGTCATAGCATTGGTTACTGTAAATGGTCGGATTATTGGATTTGGTAGGGCGATGACAGATGGTGTTTTTAATGCTGCAATTTATGACGTTATAGTACATCCAGAATTTCAAAAACAAGGGATAGCGAGACAAATTATGGAGTATTTACTTGATAAACTAAGTAATATATCGTGCGTTCATTTAATTTCTATCTCTGGAAATGAGGACTTTTATAATAAACTTGGATTAAAGAGAATTAAAACAGGAATGGCTAGGTACTTAAACCCTAATCTAGCCAGTGAGTATTTAGAATAA
- a CDS encoding CBO0543 family protein, with protein MEKKLLNFLLAVCIASFPFLFKGPKMRENLLIFFSKGVIATLIDAYVVGKQKLEYPVRPFPKIFKTNIIYDMLFFPILSVIWVKISYNDNFGKILLKSLIFSVPMSVGQWFMEKNTGLFKWKKWSSFHTFASINITLFTIRGFVGLIKILDKLKGKQVITES; from the coding sequence GTGGAGAAAAAATTGTTAAACTTCCTACTAGCAGTCTGTATTGCTTCTTTTCCATTTTTATTCAAGGGACCAAAAATGAGAGAAAATCTTTTGATTTTTTTCTCAAAGGGCGTTATTGCTACTCTAATTGATGCTTATGTTGTTGGAAAACAAAAGCTTGAATATCCAGTTCGTCCTTTTCCGAAAATTTTTAAAACGAATATTATTTATGACATGTTATTTTTCCCAATTTTAAGTGTTATATGGGTGAAAATCTCGTATAATGATAATTTTGGTAAAATTTTATTAAAGAGTTTGATCTTTAGTGTACCAATGAGTGTTGGGCAATGGTTTATGGAAAAGAATACCGGTTTGTTTAAATGGAAAAAATGGTCATCTTTCCATACATTTGCCAGTATTAATATCACTTTGTTTACGATTAGAGGGTTCGTTGGCTTAATAAAAATATTAGATAAGTTAAAAGGTAAGCAAGTTATAACCGAATCTTAA
- a CDS encoding SDR family NAD(P)-dependent oxidoreductase: MQLSGNTILITGGSAGIGLAFAERFIKTGNTVIVTGRRENVLQNAKEKFPDLITHVCDLSTESERVSLFDWVTENYPEANVLVNNAGIQQRFNVLKADAKNNWNYFNKEITTNIEAPFHLSMLFAPFFATKKEATIINVTSGLAFTPFAIAPIYSATKAALHSFTMSLRHQLSDSSVEVIEVAPPAVNTDLGGAGLHTHGEPLDEFADGIFKGLEEGKQEIGYGTSVERLRMSRDKVDEHVANMYNALKNTIE, encoded by the coding sequence CTTTATAAAAACTGGAAATACAGTCATCGTTACTGGACGACGTGAAAATGTACTTCAAAATGCAAAAGAAAAATTCCCAGACCTTATTACCCATGTATGTGATTTGAGCACTGAATCTGAGCGTGTTTCATTGTTTGATTGGGTAACTGAGAACTATCCAGAAGCGAATGTGTTAGTGAACAACGCAGGGATTCAACAACGTTTCAATGTGTTAAAAGCAGATGCGAAGAACAATTGGAATTATTTCAATAAAGAAATCACAACAAACATTGAAGCACCTTTCCATCTTTCTATGCTATTTGCTCCATTTTTTGCTACAAAAAAAGAAGCGACTATCATTAACGTCACATCTGGGTTAGCTTTTACTCCGTTTGCCATTGCTCCGATCTATTCAGCAACGAAAGCGGCACTTCATTCATTTACAATGAGTCTACGACACCAACTTTCTGATTCATCTGTAGAAGTAATTGAAGTTGCTCCTCCAGCAGTGAATACAGATTTAGGCGGAGCAGGGTTGCATACTCATGGAGAACCGTTAGATGAATTCGCAGATGGGATTTTTAAAGGATTAGAAGAGGGAAAACAAGAAATTGGGTATGGTACTTCAGTGGAACGACTACGCATGTCACGAGATAAAGTCGATGAACACGTAGCAAATATGTACAATGCATTGAAAAATACAATTGAATAA
- a CDS encoding cell wall hydrolase: protein MPRVNYRSHEVDEMARMMRAEAEGEGKQGMLYVGNVIVNRAVATCLDFKDVRTIHDVIFQIQGGNYSFEAVQKGNVFYQRSRTSERRLAKQNLNYWRDHPAKFALWYFNPHAPCPPTWYGQPHSGQFKEHCFYEPKPGTCDSVYNG from the coding sequence ATGCCACGAGTAAATTATCGAAGTCATGAAGTAGACGAAATGGCAAGGATGATGAGAGCAGAGGCCGAAGGTGAAGGAAAACAAGGTATGTTATATGTTGGAAATGTAATAGTGAATCGTGCAGTTGCAACCTGTCTAGACTTCAAAGATGTAAGAACGATTCATGATGTAATATTTCAAATTCAAGGAGGAAATTATTCTTTTGAAGCAGTTCAAAAAGGAAATGTTTTTTATCAAAGATCAAGAACATCTGAAAGAAGATTAGCAAAACAAAATTTGAATTATTGGAGAGATCACCCAGCGAAATTTGCACTATGGTATTTTAATCCACATGCTCCATGTCCTCCAACATGGTACGGTCAACCTCATTCTGGTCAATTTAAAGAACATTGTTTTTATGAACCAAAACCTGGAACATGTGATAGTGTTTATAACGGTTAA
- a CDS encoding alpha/beta hydrolase translates to MTKEMFVQINGCKLYAKLVGENNGKPTVVMDAGYGDFSKAWDSVIGDISMLSNVLIYDRAGLGKSETSSNPRTSGEMVKELKELLIEAKIKAPYILVGHSFGGVNMRLFATEYQNEVCGLVLVDSTPEDYRERFLPTMSQDFQQAYNKQFVYEGNYDEFMESLKQLKETRFKLNVPLIVLSAGKKVHYSKESQELWDEMQRESLEISSNGELVIAENSAHYIQNDEPEVVVSAIKKLIDIV, encoded by the coding sequence ATGACTAAAGAAATGTTTGTGCAAATAAATGGTTGTAAACTATATGCTAAATTGGTGGGGGAAAATAACGGAAAACCAACAGTCGTAATGGATGCTGGATATGGAGATTTTTCCAAGGCTTGGGATTCAGTAATTGGGGATATTTCAATGCTCTCTAATGTTCTAATTTATGATAGAGCAGGACTTGGGAAAAGTGAAACAAGTTCTAACCCCAGAACCAGCGGTGAGATGGTAAAAGAATTGAAGGAACTTCTTATTGAAGCCAAGATTAAAGCTCCCTACATATTAGTAGGTCATTCATTTGGTGGAGTAAATATGCGGTTGTTTGCAACTGAATATCAAAATGAAGTTTGTGGACTTGTCTTGGTTGACTCTACGCCTGAAGATTACAGAGAAAGATTTCTCCCAACGATGTCACAAGATTTCCAACAAGCATACAACAAGCAATTCGTTTATGAAGGCAATTATGATGAATTTATGGAAAGCCTAAAGCAGTTAAAAGAAACTAGATTTAAATTAAATGTACCACTAATTGTACTTTCAGCTGGTAAGAAAGTTCATTATTCAAAGGAATCCCAAGAGTTATGGGATGAAATGCAGAGAGAGAGTCTTGAAATATCCTCTAATGGTGAATTGGTGATTGCTGAAAACAGTGCTCATTATATACAAAATGATGAACCAGAAGTGGTAGTCAGTGCGATTAAAAAGCTGATTGACATAGTTTAA